The following are encoded together in the Streptomyces rapamycinicus NRRL 5491 genome:
- a CDS encoding winged helix-turn-helix domain-containing protein has translation MSLPRDTHTPPYRLVADELRQLIRSGRIKPGERVPSSRDLEAKYDIANMTARSALRVLRDEGLIYSTPGRGNFVVDPLPPESEEPPGAGETEGRRRMPSAEYLELSERLDALTAKVDDLLGVFQQLASFTERQKKS, from the coding sequence ATGAGCCTGCCGAGGGACACCCACACTCCGCCTTATCGGCTGGTCGCCGACGAACTCCGCCAGCTAATCCGCTCCGGCCGCATCAAGCCGGGCGAACGGGTCCCGTCCTCACGCGACCTCGAAGCCAAATACGACATCGCGAACATGACCGCACGGTCCGCGCTGCGCGTCCTGCGTGACGAAGGACTGATCTACTCCACACCGGGCCGGGGCAACTTCGTTGTTGACCCTCTGCCCCCGGAGTCCGAAGAACCCCCGGGGGCAGGCGAGACTGAAGGGCGGCGGCGGATGCCCAGCGCCGAGTATCTGGAACTATCCGAACGCCTAGATGCCCTCACGGCCAAGGTTGACGATCTACTGGGAGTCTTCCAGCAACTCGCCAGCTTCACCGAGCGCCAGAAGAAGAGCTAG
- a CDS encoding HAD family hydrolase, giving the protein MIRAVVFDVGECLVDETREYGTWADWLGVPRHTFAAMFGAVIAQGRDYRETFQVFRPGFDLYEERGKRAQAGQPEHFDDSDLYADVRPTLTALRDAGLWVGIAGNQTVRAGGILRSLDLPADFIATSDDWGVSKPDPAFFSHVADAAPCPAGEILYVGDRLDNDIRPADKVGMKTALVRRGPWATIQWDEPDAVAVPTFRVRSLAELPELVASLSAEER; this is encoded by the coding sequence ATGATCCGAGCTGTGGTTTTCGATGTCGGTGAGTGCCTGGTCGACGAGACACGCGAGTACGGCACGTGGGCGGATTGGCTGGGGGTGCCCCGGCATACGTTCGCGGCGATGTTCGGTGCCGTGATCGCTCAGGGTCGGGACTACCGCGAGACGTTCCAGGTGTTCCGTCCCGGCTTTGATCTGTACGAGGAGCGGGGGAAGCGGGCTCAGGCGGGCCAGCCCGAGCACTTCGATGACAGCGATCTGTACGCGGATGTCCGTCCGACGCTGACGGCGCTGCGGGACGCTGGTCTGTGGGTGGGTATCGCGGGCAACCAGACTGTGCGGGCCGGGGGCATACTGCGTTCGCTCGACCTCCCGGCCGATTTCATCGCCACGTCCGATGACTGGGGCGTGTCCAAGCCCGATCCGGCGTTCTTCTCGCATGTGGCGGACGCGGCTCCCTGCCCGGCCGGGGAGATCCTTTACGTGGGTGACCGGCTGGACAACGACATCCGCCCGGCGGACAAGGTGGGCATGAAGACGGCGCTGGTCCGGCGTGGGCCGTGGGCGACGATCCAGTGGGATGAGCCGGATGCCGTCGCGGTGCCGACCTTCCGCGTGCGCAGCCTCGCCGAGCTGCCGGAGCTGGTAGCCAGCCTCAGCGCTGAAGAGCGCTGA
- a CDS encoding Yip1 family protein: MVAGFRIGRGRDSHSAQQGQRQRPPQPPYGQNEPYGGQQQPQWQQPSSQGEPEYFGGQDPHYGPGPGQGPGPGGYGQGQRPYGQGGGTHADNNSGHTQQFSIGEAPDAYDPYGQGPGSYDDGYGGQTYRTGSSTAPPAGPRLHWQQLLSGIVLRPSATFWQMRDYAVWGPALIVTFVYGLLAVFSFDDARKDVLNAPMSNSIPWVLTAGVAMLISGVILGAVTHTLARQLGGDGTWAPTIGLSMLIMSITDAPRLVFALFLGGDSSLVKVLGWVTWLAAGALFTSMVSKSHDLPWQKALGASAIQLIALLSLLKLGTL, translated from the coding sequence ATGGTGGCTGGATTCAGGATCGGACGCGGACGGGACTCCCACTCCGCGCAACAAGGGCAGCGGCAGCGGCCGCCGCAGCCGCCGTACGGACAGAACGAGCCGTATGGCGGTCAGCAGCAGCCGCAGTGGCAGCAGCCCTCCTCACAGGGAGAGCCGGAGTATTTCGGCGGCCAGGACCCGCACTACGGCCCCGGGCCCGGGCAGGGCCCCGGCCCCGGAGGCTATGGCCAGGGGCAGAGACCGTACGGACAGGGCGGCGGCACGCACGCCGACAACAACTCGGGCCATACACAGCAGTTCAGCATCGGCGAGGCGCCCGACGCGTACGACCCGTACGGCCAGGGCCCCGGTTCGTACGACGACGGCTACGGCGGGCAGACGTACCGCACAGGCTCCTCCACGGCCCCGCCCGCCGGCCCCCGGCTGCACTGGCAGCAGCTGCTGAGCGGCATCGTGCTGCGCCCGTCGGCCACCTTCTGGCAGATGCGGGACTACGCGGTGTGGGGCCCGGCGCTGATCGTGACCTTCGTCTACGGTCTGCTGGCGGTCTTCAGCTTCGATGACGCCCGTAAGGACGTCCTCAACGCCCCCATGTCCAACAGCATCCCGTGGGTGCTCACCGCGGGCGTCGCCATGCTGATCAGTGGAGTGATCCTGGGCGCCGTCACCCACACCCTCGCCCGCCAGCTGGGCGGCGACGGCACCTGGGCACCGACCATCGGCCTGTCGATGCTGATCATGTCGATCACGGACGCGCCGAGGCTGGTGTTCGCGCTCTTCCTGGGCGGGGACAGCTCGCTGGTGAAGGTGCTGGGCTGGGTGACCTGGCTGGCGGCGGGCGCGCTCTTCACCTCGATGGTGAGCAAGTCGCACGACCTGCCGTGGCAGAAGGCGCTGGGCGCGTCGGCGATCCAGCTGATCGCGCTGCTGAGCCTGCTGAAGCTGGGAACGCTGTGA
- a CDS encoding helix-turn-helix domain-containing protein produces the protein MPRPVGNVRLKAARQAAGYASQEALAEAIRNTAPQLGIRSLQISVRQVRRWESANPPWPQPDVQRVLTHLLGQSIEELGFTAPWDGTSSTREGASRRPVAASGAPPIGPVPGPFPTASNATQPATVGSDFAAITAAHRRLYWSVQPSQLHATVVEHTRLGTALMGETSGRCRTALAAALAESYLLAGRIDFFDLQQPNAANNAFVRGLQAAGEADDALLGAAILAHTAFIPGWESHREDAEERMSAARAYARRGNAPAMMLAWLDAVEAECMTRCNDTRTALRLISHAEGVLAEGDTDEPCPVWMDWFSPVRLAAFKGNTQLIAGHTAQARATLLGVLDNLPADDGKQRTIILGDLAAVEAAAGRPEEACRWANEALDQLSVTWYAVGMDRIRDVRKRLHAWRDEPYVRSLDDRMYGWGTTVSALQR, from the coding sequence GTGCCCAGGCCAGTGGGAAACGTTCGGCTCAAGGCCGCCCGGCAGGCGGCGGGATACGCGTCTCAGGAAGCGTTGGCGGAGGCAATCCGTAACACCGCTCCTCAGCTCGGCATACGGTCGTTGCAGATCAGCGTGCGCCAAGTCCGCCGCTGGGAGTCAGCGAATCCACCATGGCCGCAGCCCGACGTTCAGCGGGTACTGACACACCTCCTGGGCCAGTCCATCGAGGAACTGGGCTTCACCGCCCCGTGGGACGGAACGAGTTCAACGCGGGAGGGCGCCAGTCGACGGCCCGTCGCAGCATCGGGAGCGCCCCCGATCGGCCCTGTCCCCGGGCCGTTTCCCACCGCGAGCAATGCCACGCAACCAGCCACGGTAGGCAGTGACTTCGCCGCGATCACCGCCGCTCACCGACGCCTGTACTGGTCCGTGCAGCCCTCCCAACTCCACGCCACCGTGGTGGAGCACACACGTCTGGGCACAGCACTCATGGGTGAGACGTCCGGCCGCTGCCGTACGGCCCTTGCCGCCGCACTCGCCGAGTCCTACCTTCTGGCCGGACGTATCGACTTCTTCGACCTCCAGCAGCCCAACGCCGCGAACAACGCGTTTGTACGTGGCCTCCAGGCCGCCGGGGAAGCCGACGACGCGCTATTGGGAGCGGCGATCCTGGCGCATACCGCGTTCATCCCAGGCTGGGAGAGCCACAGGGAGGACGCCGAGGAGCGCATGTCTGCTGCCCGTGCCTACGCCCGCAGGGGCAACGCGCCCGCGATGATGCTGGCTTGGCTTGACGCCGTCGAGGCCGAATGCATGACGCGGTGCAACGACACCCGCACGGCGCTGCGCCTGATCTCCCACGCCGAAGGCGTACTGGCCGAAGGCGATACGGACGAGCCATGCCCGGTGTGGATGGACTGGTTCAGCCCCGTCCGCCTCGCCGCGTTCAAAGGCAACACCCAGCTGATAGCCGGGCACACGGCCCAGGCTCGGGCCACGCTGCTGGGCGTCCTCGACAACCTGCCTGCCGACGACGGCAAGCAGCGGACCATCATCCTCGGCGACCTGGCGGCCGTGGAGGCCGCAGCCGGTAGGCCAGAGGAAGCCTGCCGATGGGCCAACGAAGCGCTCGATCAGCTCAGCGTGACCTGGTACGCCGTCGGCATGGACCGGATACGCGACGTCCGCAAGCGGCTGCACGCATGGCGCGACGAACCGTACGTCCGCAGCCTGGACGACCGGATGTACGGCTGGGGAACGACCGTCAGCGCTCTTCAGCGCTGA
- a CDS encoding FG-GAP repeat domain-containing protein has protein sequence MTPAPPPTAPPGRVPGPRRRSLPRVPRVPGASAAASAASAAASVTTAVAAGTACLALLLTACGPDDGARGERDGSTAGSVITPTATAPVPHGKGSRLPDDVNGDGYPDLRVPVPSGKGGLPSRIAFVHGSSHGLNPATRTVLRHRDLGLPSQDVTVAGATEVATADLDGDGYADVTTTAGEALGKQETERTQATVRTVPYISWGGPGGPHGTRSAARVQLTGPDDGVDAQRPTIGDFNGDGHHDLALVRADRHSLLVLYGPFNRAGKAARTVPYASPLEGHGEIGDLIADTIADTADGHRPTDLVVHALNDNDQSGSTLLAAGSHGLGHTGRRLREGNSIAFGDFDGDGHRDVAVGDSGTRNDEPGVETERPDIGKTVSVYHKGAARTPGSVPHPLKVPGMSGTLAAADTNGDGTDELAVSLGRGGVELLTLRGSRPATTRVAGRHLLTRAAPAVVDGKTIRKGERAARLYGVADFDHDGKDEVVLAWGPGLAFSRYGERPEWWWITDGTADKTAFSSKPFATDANQDAN, from the coding sequence ATGACGCCAGCACCTCCCCCCACAGCTCCACCCGGCCGCGTCCCGGGCCCCCGCCGCCGCTCCCTCCCCCGCGTCCCCCGCGTCCCCGGCGCCTCAGCCGCCGCCTCTGCCGCCTCTGCCGCCGCTTCCGTCACCACCGCCGTCGCCGCCGGTACGGCCTGTCTGGCGCTGCTGCTCACCGCCTGCGGCCCCGACGACGGCGCACGAGGCGAGCGCGACGGCTCCACCGCCGGGTCCGTCATCACCCCCACCGCGACCGCGCCCGTCCCCCACGGCAAGGGCAGCCGGCTGCCGGACGACGTCAACGGCGACGGCTACCCCGATCTGCGCGTCCCCGTCCCGTCCGGAAAAGGGGGGCTGCCCAGCCGGATCGCCTTCGTCCACGGCTCGTCCCACGGCCTGAATCCCGCCACCCGCACCGTGCTCCGCCACCGCGACCTCGGCCTGCCGTCCCAGGACGTCACCGTCGCGGGCGCGACCGAGGTGGCCACGGCCGACCTCGACGGCGACGGCTACGCCGACGTCACCACCACGGCGGGCGAGGCGCTCGGCAAGCAGGAGACCGAGCGCACCCAGGCCACCGTCCGGACCGTCCCCTACATCTCCTGGGGCGGCCCCGGTGGCCCCCACGGCACCCGCTCCGCCGCCCGCGTCCAGCTGACCGGCCCGGACGACGGTGTGGACGCCCAGCGCCCCACCATCGGCGACTTCAACGGCGACGGCCACCACGACCTGGCCCTGGTCCGCGCGGACCGGCACTCGCTGCTGGTGCTGTACGGACCGTTCAACCGCGCGGGCAAGGCCGCCCGGACCGTGCCGTACGCGAGCCCGCTGGAGGGCCACGGCGAGATCGGCGATCTCATCGCCGACACCATCGCCGACACCGCCGACGGTCACCGCCCCACCGATCTGGTGGTGCACGCGCTCAACGACAACGACCAGTCCGGCTCCACCCTCCTCGCCGCCGGGTCCCACGGCCTCGGCCACACGGGCCGCAGGCTGCGCGAGGGCAACTCGATCGCCTTCGGCGACTTCGACGGCGACGGCCACCGCGATGTCGCGGTCGGCGACAGCGGCACCCGTAACGACGAGCCGGGCGTGGAGACGGAGCGGCCGGACATCGGCAAGACCGTGAGCGTCTACCACAAGGGGGCGGCGCGTACGCCCGGTTCGGTTCCGCACCCCCTCAAGGTGCCCGGGATGTCGGGCACCCTGGCCGCCGCCGACACCAATGGCGACGGCACCGACGAACTGGCCGTCTCGCTCGGGCGGGGCGGCGTCGAGCTGCTCACCCTGCGGGGCTCCCGCCCCGCCACGACCCGCGTCGCCGGGCGTCACCTGCTGACCCGCGCGGCACCCGCCGTCGTGGACGGCAAGACCATCCGTAAGGGCGAGCGCGCGGCCCGGCTCTACGGCGTCGCGGACTTCGATCACGACGGTAAGGACGAGGTCGTCCTGGCGTGGGGCCCCGGACTGGCCTTCTCGCGGTACGGCGAACGCCCCGAGTGGTGGTGGATCACGGACGGCACGGCGGACAAGACGGCCTTCAGCAGCAAGCCGTTCGCGACGGACGCGAACCAGGACGCAAACTAG
- a CDS encoding recombinase family protein: MARKVGIYTRISRDDEGEALGVARQRTDCERLADLRTWQPVKIYEDNDVSAFKRNVVRDEFELMLKDLRAGLIDGVVAYDLDRLARQPRDLERLIEIFDERPRLEFATVTNDVNLGTADGRTMARVMVAFANKSSHDTSRRIKRKHLELAQQGKANGGPAPYGWLKDDRNKVDPEAAKHIREAQKEVLAGVRIGTIRTRWQEQGLGNPRQGTKRMAHHHVEHILTNPRLVRYRTYHGEILHGDDGQPVMGEWDPINTVEEWEAVCAAIAERKQTKAGQSLARRYLLSGIARCGLCKSKIRGQVNQQWKPGSQAAQYKYQCSKVNGGCGKVGRVGDPVDKLIARLVLKEQREKAAATGVPVEARWPRERELEGLLQDIVQLIEAEKAKAITVSTLLQLLPAKEQERDALKLERARFYKEQKQAEAKGNAGDLTEEEFFALPIERQREIVLHSLTAVVIHPAGRGKRKFDPDLIDPVWR, translated from the coding sequence GTGGCGCGGAAGGTGGGGATCTACACCCGCATCTCACGGGACGACGAGGGCGAAGCGCTCGGCGTGGCTCGCCAGCGTACCGACTGCGAGCGGCTGGCGGATCTCCGCACATGGCAGCCTGTGAAGATCTACGAGGACAACGACGTATCCGCGTTCAAACGCAACGTCGTGCGCGACGAGTTCGAACTCATGCTCAAGGACCTCCGCGCCGGACTGATCGATGGCGTCGTGGCGTACGACCTCGACCGGCTAGCGCGCCAGCCCCGAGACCTTGAACGACTGATCGAGATCTTCGACGAGCGCCCGCGACTGGAGTTCGCAACCGTCACCAATGACGTGAACCTCGGCACGGCGGACGGACGGACCATGGCGCGCGTCATGGTGGCCTTCGCCAACAAGTCGTCACACGACACGTCGCGGCGGATCAAGCGCAAGCACCTTGAGCTGGCCCAGCAAGGAAAGGCCAACGGCGGTCCGGCGCCCTACGGGTGGCTGAAGGACGACCGGAACAAGGTCGATCCCGAAGCGGCGAAGCACATCCGCGAGGCGCAGAAGGAAGTTCTCGCCGGGGTCCGTATCGGCACCATCCGGACCCGATGGCAGGAACAGGGCCTAGGGAACCCCCGCCAGGGCACCAAGCGGATGGCCCACCACCACGTCGAGCACATCCTCACCAACCCTCGATTGGTGAGGTACCGCACCTACCACGGTGAGATTCTGCACGGCGACGACGGCCAGCCCGTCATGGGCGAGTGGGACCCGATCAACACCGTTGAGGAGTGGGAGGCGGTCTGCGCAGCCATCGCCGAGCGCAAGCAGACGAAGGCTGGACAATCGCTCGCCCGTAGGTACCTGCTCTCGGGCATCGCACGCTGTGGCCTGTGCAAGAGCAAGATCCGGGGACAGGTGAACCAGCAGTGGAAGCCCGGCTCCCAGGCTGCGCAGTACAAGTATCAGTGCTCGAAGGTCAACGGCGGGTGTGGCAAGGTCGGCCGCGTCGGCGACCCCGTGGACAAGCTGATAGCGCGGCTCGTGCTCAAGGAGCAGCGCGAGAAGGCAGCCGCCACAGGCGTACCGGTTGAGGCGCGATGGCCCAGGGAACGTGAGCTGGAGGGCTTGCTCCAGGACATTGTCCAGCTCATCGAGGCGGAGAAGGCAAAGGCCATCACTGTGTCCACCCTCCTCCAACTGTTGCCTGCCAAGGAACAAGAGCGGGACGCGCTGAAGTTGGAGCGGGCCCGTTTCTACAAGGAGCAGAAGCAGGCGGAGGCCAAGGGAAATGCGGGCGATCTGACTGAAGAGGAGTTCTTCGCTCTCCCGATCGAGCGCCAGCGCGAGATCGTGTTGCACAGTCTCACTGCTGTGGTCATCCACCCCGCAGGCCGGGGCAAGCGGAAGTTCGATCCCGACTTGATCGATCCAGTTTGGCGCTGA
- a CDS encoding replication initiator yields the protein MKAPLDLRHVASLALRDLIHLAHHPDFDRVQDQINRIRGCTRPVQLVGSTETRDTASGTVVRAYSTADEPTGRLLTACGNRRSSRCPSCSRLYAADTYHLIRAGLSGGKSVPETVRTHPRLFVTLTAPSFGPVHNRRTTDAGENLACRCGTRHPADAPALGTPLSPATYDYTGAVLWNAHAGALWARFTTYLRRELAAHLGMTQKALNAALRVSFAKVAEYQRRGLVHFHAVIRLDGPEGSNEPPPRWATAAALTQAIKAARKRAVLTVASDAIGEREFGWGRQLRVDEIAALGDGELTDQKVAAYVAKYATKSAEDSGTVDRSLRCPHCTGRGYQVGPDGFRDLCDECEGTGQSEPIADLPVHSHVRQMIRTAWSLGHLPEFAELKLWKWAHMLGFRGHFSSKSRRYSTTLGALRDIRRTWRTEQARATDDRPELDEESTLVVSHWQYLASGYSPGEELLAAQVRHENAQAERLKAEGKPWL from the coding sequence GTGAAAGCCCCTCTGGACCTGCGCCACGTGGCGAGCCTGGCCCTGCGGGACCTCATCCACCTCGCCCACCACCCCGACTTCGACCGCGTCCAAGACCAGATCAACCGAATCCGCGGTTGCACCCGGCCGGTTCAGCTCGTCGGTTCCACCGAGACCCGCGACACAGCAAGCGGCACCGTTGTCCGTGCGTACAGCACCGCTGACGAACCCACTGGGCGGCTGCTGACCGCCTGCGGTAACCGCCGCTCCTCCCGCTGCCCGTCCTGCTCCCGCCTCTACGCCGCCGACACCTACCACCTCATCCGGGCCGGACTCTCCGGCGGTAAAAGCGTGCCGGAGACCGTGCGCACGCACCCGCGCCTCTTCGTCACCCTGACCGCCCCGTCGTTCGGGCCGGTCCACAACCGCCGCACCACCGACGCGGGCGAGAACCTGGCCTGCCGCTGCGGCACCCGCCACCCCGCCGACGCCCCCGCCTTGGGCACCCCGCTGTCCCCGGCCACGTACGACTACACCGGCGCCGTGCTCTGGAACGCCCACGCCGGAGCCCTGTGGGCCCGCTTCACCACCTACCTCCGCCGTGAGCTGGCCGCTCACCTCGGGATGACGCAGAAGGCGCTGAACGCGGCGCTGCGGGTCTCCTTCGCGAAGGTCGCCGAGTACCAGCGGCGCGGCCTGGTCCACTTCCACGCCGTGATCCGCCTCGACGGCCCCGAGGGCAGCAACGAGCCCCCGCCCCGGTGGGCCACCGCTGCTGCCTTGACACAGGCCATCAAGGCGGCAAGGAAACGCGCTGTGCTCACCGTGGCCTCCGACGCCATCGGCGAACGCGAATTCGGTTGGGGCCGTCAACTGCGCGTCGATGAGATCGCGGCCTTGGGCGACGGTGAACTGACCGATCAGAAGGTGGCTGCCTACGTCGCAAAGTACGCCACCAAGAGCGCTGAGGACTCCGGCACGGTTGACCGTTCCCTGCGCTGTCCCCACTGCACCGGACGCGGCTACCAGGTCGGCCCCGACGGCTTCCGCGACCTGTGCGACGAGTGCGAGGGCACTGGCCAGTCCGAGCCCATCGCGGACCTGCCCGTGCACAGCCACGTCCGGCAGATGATCCGTACCGCCTGGAGCCTCGGCCACCTGCCCGAGTTCGCCGAACTCAAGCTCTGGAAGTGGGCCCACATGCTCGGCTTCCGAGGCCACTTCTCCAGCAAATCCCGCCGCTACTCCACCACCCTCGGAGCCCTGCGGGACATCCGCCGCACCTGGCGCACCGAGCAAGCACGCGCCACAGACGACCGGCCCGAGCTGGACGAGGAAAGCACCCTCGTCGTCTCCCACTGGCAATACCTGGCCTCCGGCTACAGCCCGGGTGAAGAACTCCTCGCCGCCCAGGTACGCCACGAGAACGCCCAAGCCGAACGCCTCAAGGCAGAAGGGAAACCCTGGCTGTGA
- a CDS encoding DUF6415 family natural product biosynthesis protein, whose translation MSAAVQRAGEQQDEVDIEEIKRTIVNALVTRTVLPPYEELRDLHKALLGHIHTLMPLAEKRIDRLNRATVAWYSKRSRLNTIPHEVRQGLGSGLRSAEWHVRSLGYTCQFLLNNSGLAQEGDG comes from the coding sequence ATGAGCGCGGCGGTGCAACGCGCAGGCGAGCAGCAAGACGAAGTGGACATCGAGGAGATCAAGAGGACGATCGTCAACGCCTTAGTGACGCGGACGGTGCTGCCGCCGTACGAAGAGCTGCGCGACCTGCACAAAGCGTTGCTGGGGCACATTCACACGTTGATGCCGCTGGCAGAGAAGCGGATCGACCGACTGAACCGGGCCACCGTGGCCTGGTACTCGAAGCGCAGCAGGTTGAACACCATCCCGCATGAGGTGCGTCAGGGGCTGGGCTCCGGCTTGCGGTCGGCTGAGTGGCACGTTCGGAGCCTGGGCTACACGTGTCAGTTCCTGCTCAACAACTCCGGTCTCGCCCAGGAAGGCGACGGGTGA
- a CDS encoding DUF2637 domain-containing protein, protein MSEDRITQRTVTVVMGIIAALAFVFSFGNVWALALRLGVPGSVAPLIAPMVDLSVVGLLVALRYLSLRGVPAEEIKGATRLMHVSGLLTLALNVAEPIVAGHYGRAAVDAVAPLLLLGWGAVGPQLLRHFQTVATTTPTPTLAPAAPDTLAEKAPAPAPEPAPAPEPVSAPVALKPETSPAVTVPVPLLNAARTIADTYRAEHGEPITPAQLRTRLGVALPLATATHAQL, encoded by the coding sequence ATGTCCGAGGACCGGATCACTCAGCGCACGGTGACCGTGGTCATGGGCATCATCGCGGCCCTGGCCTTCGTCTTCTCCTTCGGCAATGTCTGGGCTCTGGCCCTGCGTCTCGGTGTCCCCGGCTCCGTCGCGCCGCTGATCGCGCCGATGGTGGACCTGTCCGTCGTAGGGCTCCTGGTTGCCCTGCGGTATCTGTCCCTGCGTGGCGTCCCGGCCGAGGAGATCAAGGGCGCTACTCGGCTGATGCACGTGTCCGGGCTACTGACCCTGGCCCTCAACGTCGCCGAACCCATCGTCGCCGGACACTACGGCCGGGCCGCCGTGGACGCGGTCGCCCCGCTCCTCCTCCTGGGCTGGGGAGCAGTCGGCCCACAACTCCTACGCCACTTCCAGACCGTCGCCACCACCACCCCGACCCCGACCCTGGCCCCGGCCGCGCCTGACACTCTGGCCGAGAAGGCCCCGGCCCCCGCGCCGGAGCCTGCCCCGGCCCCCGAGCCGGTCTCGGCCCCGGTCGCGCTGAAGCCGGAAACCTCTCCGGCGGTCACGGTGCCCGTGCCGCTGCTGAACGCGGCCCGCACCATCGCCGACACCTACCGGGCCGAACACGGCGAGCCCATCACCCCGGCCCAGCTCCGGACCCGCCTCGGCGTCGCACTGCCGCTGGCCACCGCCACGCACGCCCAGCTCTGA
- a CDS encoding FtsK/SpoIIIE domain-containing protein: MTVQEVFGSAPAVAGAALALIGIWALWWLVRYVRADKMTRASMRQAIGVRRRWRRLAPMVGLSVTDKTPPAVIVAPDGKVPKPRVLIPKIRVAADRYGVLVHAVCLPKVGLAEFQKAAPYLADAWRCTRVSVLPDKPGQLVIRGVRVDPLIVPTEHTPTGVVPEDLAVWDLGLDEYALPVSVSLANVPGVTVAGLPGFGKTSLVNRFMCDTAPSDAVQYAVADGKVTSSHEGDYADLTERIFAFVGDDLEEANALFTRLVKLRRDRSASIRALLGVKNMWHVGPSAAWPLTVLIVDEAHTYFRDYKGSDTRTKKLAALAAENARLVEDLVKKGRNVGILVIIATQKATGDAIPTFIRDVCPVGLSFAQKTAEAAVVALGEDIRNWPDASPTALQDPAYVGVAAMAHQGRPGFARIRTPYVADADAARIAAETAHLTRDPAELLEELSVSAMRVDDPLIKREAA, encoded by the coding sequence GTGACTGTGCAGGAGGTGTTCGGGTCTGCCCCGGCTGTTGCCGGGGCGGCCCTGGCCCTGATCGGCATATGGGCCCTGTGGTGGCTGGTGCGCTACGTGCGTGCCGACAAGATGACGCGGGCGAGCATGCGGCAGGCGATCGGTGTACGGCGTCGCTGGCGTCGGCTGGCCCCGATGGTCGGGCTGTCGGTGACCGACAAGACCCCTCCGGCCGTGATCGTGGCCCCGGACGGGAAGGTCCCCAAGCCACGGGTCCTGATCCCGAAGATCAGGGTCGCGGCCGACCGGTACGGGGTGCTGGTGCACGCGGTGTGCCTGCCGAAGGTGGGCCTGGCAGAGTTCCAGAAGGCGGCCCCGTACCTGGCTGACGCGTGGCGGTGCACGCGGGTTTCGGTCCTGCCCGACAAGCCGGGACAGCTCGTGATCCGTGGCGTGCGGGTTGATCCGCTGATCGTCCCCACCGAGCACACCCCGACCGGGGTCGTGCCGGAGGATCTGGCGGTGTGGGATCTGGGCCTGGACGAGTACGCGCTGCCGGTGAGCGTCAGCCTGGCCAACGTGCCCGGTGTCACCGTGGCTGGGCTTCCCGGCTTCGGCAAGACGTCCCTGGTCAACCGGTTCATGTGCGATACGGCGCCGTCCGATGCGGTGCAGTACGCGGTGGCCGACGGGAAGGTGACCTCCTCCCATGAGGGCGACTACGCCGACCTGACAGAGCGGATCTTCGCGTTCGTCGGTGACGATCTCGAAGAGGCGAACGCGCTCTTCACGCGGCTGGTGAAGCTGCGGCGGGACCGGTCGGCGTCCATCCGTGCCCTGCTGGGCGTGAAGAACATGTGGCACGTCGGGCCCTCGGCGGCCTGGCCGCTCACCGTGCTCATCGTTGATGAGGCGCACACCTACTTCCGCGACTACAAGGGGTCGGACACGCGGACGAAGAAGCTCGCCGCGCTGGCCGCCGAGAACGCGCGGCTGGTGGAGGACTTGGTGAAGAAGGGCCGTAACGTCGGCATCCTGGTGATCATCGCGACGCAGAAGGCGACCGGGGATGCCATCCCCACCTTTATCCGGGACGTGTGCCCGGTGGGCCTGTCCTTCGCCCAGAAGACCGCCGAAGCGGCCGTGGTCGCGCTGGGGGAGGACATCCGGAACTGGCCGGACGCCAGCCCGACCGCGCTCCAGGATCCGGCCTATGTCGGTGTGGCGGCTATGGCTCACCAGGGGCGTCCCGGCTTCGCCCGCATCCGCACCCCGTATGTGGCCGATGCGGACGCTGCCCGCATCGCCGCCGAGACCGCGCACCTGACCCGCGACCCCGCCGAGCTGCTGGAAGAACTGTCGGTCTCCGCGATGCGGGTGGACGACCCGCTTATCAAGCGGGAGGCGGCCTGA